The following nucleotide sequence is from Coffea eugenioides isolate CCC68of chromosome 10, Ceug_1.0, whole genome shotgun sequence.
CAAATGAAGGTGCAAGTGGAGGTATACCATGACAACATATGAAATGCACGAGCACACATCATATAACAAATTACCTCGAGTACAGAGTCCTTATCTTCTGGAACTTTGAAGCAACCACCAAGCTAGAACTTTGGTTCAATACAGCCTACAACAGTTAAAACCAGCTTATGCACATGGATCTTGTGGATATGcaaataaatttcttatcaGTGGAAAAACGTCAGAATATACCTCTTGGATATTGACTTGCTGCAGGTCAGACTGAAAGGATTCTGAACTAGAACAAAGAGCTGAGTACAATACATCCAAGATACCCTCTTCAAATGCAAACAGGTTCATCAACGACATAATAGTCAGAAGACAGCCCTTCACTAAGAAGTCAAGCCCAGTAGAGAACGCCAAGGACAGCAAGCCTGAAAAATGCAAGAACATCATTTTGGAACTTGAATGCCATGTACATTTTGTCTCCATCAGTTTGCAAAGGATTTGTTGGATTGGAAGATGTATACTAAATTCTGTGAAGCAGCTGATTATACTTGAAATATACTCGTACTCCTTAGATGAAGAGAAATCCTTCAACGATTTTGTACAATTTGAGTCACCACAATGTCTAAGACACCCAATAACTTGCAACAAGGCATTACTCATCAATTTCAGAATAGAAGAAAGAACACAGAAATCTTCCAGATCACCAACTCCAATAGGATCACAGAAGCCATCAGAAGCTCTTAGGATAATACAACTTAAGATTGATAAAATCTCATCTTGGCATGACATGTCAAAAACATGTTGACACTCCTTTACATATTTGATTGAGCAACTTACCAAATCAGATTTCATTTTACAGGACATGTTGCCAAAGTGAGACTCAGGAAAACCATCTGACTTCGTGATGAGATGATTAATTTTCTCTGTCATGTTTGGGAATACAAAAGACTCAAATGATTGCTGAATAGTATTCATGTCCACATTTGATTTCTCAGAACCTTTGGAGCTTGCCAGATTGCTATAAAATCGTGAACTGGAGATGTATTTAATGTACAAAGCAACTGACTTTTCAAATACAGTGAGGGAGCAGTTTATCACCATAAAATTTGGCTTCCAATCTTTGAAGTCTACAACATTAACTGTGGCTTCAGAAACCAAAGCAAGAATATGAGCCTGCATAACTTTTGGTGCAAAAAGAAGGATCGGATTGAGAAGCAACATTATTGCTGCACTTGTACTTAATTCCTTTGGTCTGGAGGAACAACTGAACCTTTCTGTGTATGTCCAAAATAATCTGTCAAGGAAATCTTCAACAGCattcttttccaaaaatgcgATAGAGAAGTGAGTGCATATGATTTCGATCAGTGGTCCATTATCATTATCACCCTGACCAGAATGTGACATGTGTAGCATTCCAG
It contains:
- the LOC113750003 gene encoding uncharacterized protein LOC113750003 isoform X1, which codes for MGSRAAKRRRKGAPKGATEATQSQNNDSASCTLKALLSAINSPQGMTKAVLKRLYFLLNHLCQNQQCRSSNGLKSSILSVEISKVRTEDIKRLSDVLFKELSQRFDQFFSALPNLSNNDAGDGNSASVMAEAAEIVNWLLRCCLVLLILLQDQQSLLLEKAHVLLQVRRSLCSLNLNVKNERRGFRFEKSVSRACEYGENDCTTSTEDFMASLHFLEPSDSRLPLLSAMLEVILDEVLVHEQLGPLFEIIDRFATATGMLHMSHSGQGDNDNGPLIEIICTHFSIAFLEKNAVEDFLDRLFWTYTERFSCSSRPKELSTSAAIMLLLNPILLFAPKVMQAHILALVSEATVNVVDFKDWKPNFMVINCSLTVFEKSVALYIKYISSSRFYSNLASSKGSEKSNVDMNTIQQSFESFVFPNMTEKINHLITKSDGFPESHFGNMSCKMKSDLVSCSIKYVKECQHVFDMSCQDEILSILSCIILRASDGFCDPIGVGDLEDFCVLSSILKLMSNALLQVIGCLRHCGDSNCTKSLKDFSSSKEYEYISSIISCFTEFSIHLPIQQILCKLMETKCTWHSSSKMMFLHFSGLLSLAFSTGLDFLVKGCLLTIMSLMNLFAFEEGILDVLYSALCSSSESFQSDLQQVNIQEAVLNQSSSLVVASKFQKIRTLYSSTPSPANHLTGSGDGYCDTGRNGLVLGTMEGDVGTEEETEESRNGELYLRCVIKNSQMVSDFDELADFIECKNGKDYSSWLKDREQYRKWKGEKMAVLRWKRKKKTWRVMKSKRI
- the LOC113750003 gene encoding uncharacterized protein LOC113750003 isoform X2, producing the protein MGSRAAKRRRKGAPKGATEATQSQNNDSASCTLKALLSAINSPQQCRSSNGLKSSILSVEISKVRTEDIKRLSDVLFKELSQRFDQFFSALPNLSNNDAGDGNSASVMAEAAEIVNWLLRCCLVLLILLQDQQSLLLEKAHVLLQVRRSLCSLNLNVKNERRGFRFEKSVSRACEYGENDCTTSTEDFMASLHFLEPSDSRLPLLSAMLEVILDEVLVHEQLGPLFEIIDRFATATGMLHMSHSGQGDNDNGPLIEIICTHFSIAFLEKNAVEDFLDRLFWTYTERFSCSSRPKELSTSAAIMLLLNPILLFAPKVMQAHILALVSEATVNVVDFKDWKPNFMVINCSLTVFEKSVALYIKYISSSRFYSNLASSKGSEKSNVDMNTIQQSFESFVFPNMTEKINHLITKSDGFPESHFGNMSCKMKSDLVSCSIKYVKECQHVFDMSCQDEILSILSCIILRASDGFCDPIGVGDLEDFCVLSSILKLMSNALLQVIGCLRHCGDSNCTKSLKDFSSSKEYEYISSIISCFTEFSIHLPIQQILCKLMETKCTWHSSSKMMFLHFSGLLSLAFSTGLDFLVKGCLLTIMSLMNLFAFEEGILDVLYSALCSSSESFQSDLQQVNIQEAVLNQSSSLVVASKFQKIRTLYSSTPSPANHLTGSGDGYCDTGRNGLVLGTMEGDVGTEEETEESRNGELYLRCVIKNSQMVSDFDELADFIECKNGKDYSSWLKDREQYRKWKGEKMAVLRWKRKKKTWRVMKSKRI